The Colias croceus chromosome 18, ilColCroc2.1 genome has a window encoding:
- the LOC123699755 gene encoding protein SEC13 homolog: MISVLNTIDTGHEDMIHDAELDYYGLRLATCSSDNSVKIYDIKSGTQTLAADLKGHFGPVWQVAWAHPKYGNLLASCSYDRKVIIWKEAGEWTKLYEYTGHESSVNSVAWAPAEYGLILACCSSDGSISIITYNNDVGNWDVKKISGAHAIGVNSVSWCPAISADLSLDPLTNKEAPKRLVSGGCDNLIKIWREQGDQWVEENRLEMHIDWVRDVAWAPSLGLQKSMIASCSQDKRVVIWTSDDNVSWTPTILNTFDDVVWSVSWSLTGNILAVSGGDNKVSLWRESVEGQWQCISEVSKGLGQTSNDERSTL; this comes from the exons atgataAGCGTACTCAACACAATAGATACAGGCCATGAAGACATGATCCATGACGCAGAGTTAGATTATTACGGTCTGCGTCTCGCTACTTGTTCTTCTGATAACTCCGTGAAAATATACGATATTAAAAGTGGTACTCAAACTCTCGCAGCCGACCTCAAGGGTCATTTTGGGCCGGTGTGGCAAGTTGCTTGGGCACATCCAAAGTATGGTAACCTTCTAGCATCCTGTTCATACGATAGGAAAGTTATAATTTGGAAAGAGGCCGGCGAGTGGACAAAGCTGTATGAATACACCGGTCACGAAAGTTCTGTCAACTCTGTAGCTTGGGCACCAGCGGAGTATGGATTGATACTAGCGTGCTGCAGTTCTGACGGCTCCATTTCCATAATCACTTACAATAATGATGTTGGAAACTGGGATGTTAAAAAGATATCTGGAGCTCATGCTATAGGTGTTAATTCCGTGAGCTGGTGCCCAGCAATTTCAGCAGATCTGAGCTTAGATCCACTTACAAATAAAGAAGCCCCTAAAAGACTGGTGTCTGGAGGATGTGACAATTTAATTAAG ataTGGAGAGAACAAGGAGATCAATGGGTGGAAGAGAATCGTCTAGAAATGCATATAGATTGGGTCAGGGATGTGGCTTGGGCACCTTCTCTGGGCTTGCAGAAGTCCATGATTGCAAGTTGCTCGCAAGACAAACGAGTTGTCATTTGGACAAGTGATGATAATGTATCCTGGACGCCAACTATTTTGAACACCTTTGATGATGTTGTATGGAGTGTCAGCTGGTCACTGACAGGGAACATTCTGGCCGTCTCCGGGGGAGATAATAAAGTTAGCTTATGGAGAGAGAGTGTTGAAGGACAGTGGCAATGCATTAGTGAAGTATCCAAGGGCTTAGGACAGACATCCAATGATGAGAGGAGTACTTTGTGA
- the LOC123699756 gene encoding uncharacterized protein LOC123699756 — protein MSEKEGGFFYNIESLLDKDYRGVNIAVYSIATAGLALAIHKIRPVSKFSKASKIPEHFIKQHEPLKGVYAGVQHSPVRLLVNHKAPIYLPLWHSSKPPLPVKLWGVDIVSGNAVNWLECVAKGQKVTLKPIARDKDDLVSTVLLHLHQPKTKTVETLDLGQKLVELGFAKASVPQQIGKKTVESKIAPALLSAESHAKSLRNGIWSDQLPPVPFYVVYWRKGCYMTKELLMLSTKKLLQMIVFLTKNALMGAKYIIRRPFKSNSKQIQAT, from the exons ATGTCTGAGAAAGAAGGAGGATTTTTCTATAACATCGAGAGTTTGTTGGATAAGGATTACCGTGGCGTAAAC ATCGCCGTATACAGCATAGCTACTGCAGGACTCGCTCTAGCGATACATAAAATCCGCCCC GTGAGCAAGTTTTCAAAAGCGAGTAAAATACCAGAACACTTTATAAAACAACATGAACCACTGAAGGGTGTGTATGCTGGAGTTCAGCATTCACCAGTAAGGCTTTTGGTTAATCACAAGGCTCCTATTTACTTGCCTCTATGGCATTCAAGTAAACCTCCTCTACCAGTGAAG ctGTGGGGAGTTGATATTGTAAGTGGTAATGCTGTGAATTGGCTCGAGTGTGTTGCAAAAGGACAAAAAGTTACTTTAAAGCCAATTGCCAGAGACAAAGATGATTTAGTTTCCACTGTACTGTTGCATTTACATCAACCAAAG ACTAAAACTGTGGAAACTCTGGACCTTGGACAGAAACTGGTTGAACTTGGTTTTGCTAAAGCTTCTGTGCCACAACAAATTGGAAAGAAAACAGTTGAATCTAAAATAGCCCCAGCGCTCTTATCTGCTGAGAGTCATGCAAAGAGTCTAAGAAATGGAATATGGTCAGATCAACTGCCACCAGTGCCTTTCTATGTTGTGTATTGGAGAAAAGGGTGTTACATGACCAAAGAGTTGCTTATGCTATCCACAaagaaattattacaaatgaTAGTTTTCCTAACAAAAAATGCATTAATGGGTGCAAAATACATCATCCGCAGACCATTCAAGTCCAACTCAAAACAAATACAAGCAACTTAA